A genomic stretch from Mauremys mutica isolate MM-2020 ecotype Southern chromosome 18, ASM2049712v1, whole genome shotgun sequence includes:
- the C18H9orf116 gene encoding UPF0691 protein C9orf116 homolog — protein MSQAHVPEAFTTCNKETEEGRSQRTSDYYRVNDDLPARFNHPGWFRGYRTNEPHPMYRTTNQIYGSKAPTVHEMPTSFNITSHAFSKHLGKCGMYRNNGLNTYMEKSDVTGIDNLITFYDRLNFHPSYNGSGPSHCE, from the exons ATGTCCCAGGCGCATGTGCCGGAAGCATTCACCACCTGTAACAAAGAGACAGAGGAGGGTCGGTCCCAGAGAACCAGTGATTACTACAGAGTTAATGACGATTTGCCAGCCAGGTTCAACCACCCAGGATGGTTTCGGGGCTACAG AACGAATGAGCCCCATCCAATGTACAGGACCACCAACCAGATCTATGGAAGCAAAGCGCCTACTGTACATGAAATGCCA ACCTCCTTTAACATTACCTCACATGCATTTTCGAAACATCTTGGAAAGTGTGGCATGTATAGGAATAACGGGCTCAACACCTACATGGAGAAAAGTGATGTGACTGGCATAGATAACCTTATCACCTTCTACGACAGACTCAACTTTCACCCCAGTTACAATGGCAGTGGCCCATCCCACTGTGAATAA
- the MRPS2 gene encoding 28S ribosomal protein S2, mitochondrial, translating into MAAARLLQAVVPRFCCLGSLGKAAPSTSQLSSRLYGTLLAPEANQQVDPTVINDKLITEPLRHPDFFNVKELFSLKELFDARVHLGHKKGCRHRFMEPYIFGCRLDQDIIDLDQTMKHLQLALNFTAHVAYRKGIILFICRNRQFGHLVEVTARDCGEYAHTRYWQGGLLTNAHVQYGTGIRLPDLLIFISTLNNVFEPHVAVRDAAKMNIPTVGVVDTNCNPSIITYPIPGNDDSPLAVELYCKLFKMTITRAKNKRKQMEVLYGLQKKADSS; encoded by the exons ATGGCCGCTGCCAGGCTGCTGCAGGCGG TGGTACCAAGGTTTTGCTGTCTGGGGTCCCTGGGGAAAGCTGCTCCCAGTACCTCACAGCTCAGCAGTCGGCTTTATGGAACTCTTCTTGCCCCGGAAGCGAATCAGCAGGTGGACCCCACTG TTATTAATGACAAGCTTATAACCGAGCCCCTCAGACACCCGGACTTCTTCAACGTGAAGGAGCTCTTCTCCCTGAAAGAGCTCTTTGATGCCAGAGTGCACTTGGGGCATAAAAAAGGTTGCCGTCACAG GTTTATGGAGCCGTATATCTTTGGCTGCCGCCTTGATCAGGACATTATAGACTTGGATCAGACGATGAAACATCTGCAGCTGGCTCTGAACTTCACAGCCCATGTCGCCTACCGCAAAGGGATCATCCTCTTCATCTGCCGCAACCGTCAGTTCGGCCACCTGGTGGAGGTCACGGCCAGGGACTGCGGGGAGTACGCCCACACCCGCTACTGGCAGGGGGGCCTGCTGACCAATGCCCACGTCCAGTATGGGACCGGGATTCGCCTGCCCGACCTCCTCATCTTCATCAGCACCCTGAACAACGTCTTCGAGCCGCACGTGGCCGTTCGGGATGCCGCCAAGATGAACATCCCCACTGTGGGAGTGGTGGACACTAATTGCAACCCCTCCATCATCACGTACCCCATCCCTGGGAACGACGAcagccccctggcggtggagctCTACTGCAAGCTCTTTAAGATGACCATTACCCGGGCAAAGAACAAAAGGAAGCAGATGGAGGTTTTGTATGGACTGCAAAAGAAAGCTGACAGCAGTTAG